In a genomic window of Spirosoma agri:
- the kdsA gene encoding 3-deoxy-8-phosphooctulonate synthase codes for MTDLKDYLSKPNMRFILIAGPCVVENENICYEIANHLKTLCAKYNINYIFKASFTKANRTKATSFRGMENSKALDILSTIRSEFEIPVLTDIHESIQVPEIMQHVDILQIPAFLSRQTNLLEAVAASKMPINIKKGEFMTVETLFYQVEKIRNVNPDAVLFLTERGMTFGKHDIVVDFRDVPKLKVNNRKDEYSIVDCSHTVQIVNLTEGMSGGNRDETLTLAKAAIAVGADGVFIETHPNPEQALSDPASTYPLSKMRSLIEDLVKIWDAVH; via the coding sequence ATGACTGATCTCAAAGATTATCTTTCTAAGCCCAATATGAGATTTATACTTATAGCAGGGCCTTGTGTAGTAGAGAATGAGAATATATGTTACGAAATTGCTAATCACTTAAAGACGCTTTGTGCAAAGTATAATATTAATTATATTTTTAAAGCTTCTTTTACTAAAGCAAATAGAACTAAGGCAACGTCATTTAGAGGAATGGAAAACTCTAAAGCATTAGATATTTTAAGCACTATTAGGTCAGAGTTTGAAATTCCTGTGTTAACGGATATTCATGAATCGATTCAGGTGCCTGAAATAATGCAACATGTTGATATCCTTCAAATCCCCGCTTTTCTCTCTAGGCAAACTAATCTATTGGAAGCTGTTGCGGCTTCTAAAATGCCAATTAACATAAAGAAAGGTGAATTCATGACAGTGGAAACTCTTTTCTACCAGGTTGAAAAAATCCGAAATGTTAATCCTGATGCAGTACTGTTTCTAACAGAGCGAGGAATGACCTTTGGAAAACACGACATAGTTGTGGATTTTAGAGATGTTCCTAAATTAAAAGTCAACAATCGAAAAGACGAATATTCAATTGTAGACTGCTCTCACACAGTACAGATTGTCAATTTAACTGAAGGTATGTCAGGCGGTAACAGAGATGAGACATTAACGCTGGCCAAGGCAGCCATTGCAGTTGGGGCAGATGGAGTTTTTATTGAAACGCATCCTAATCCTGAGCAAGCGCTTTCAGATCCAGCAAGTACTTACCCGCTTTCAAAAATGCGCTCTCTTATTGAGGATTTGGTTAAAATATGGGATGCTGTTCATTAA